The proteins below come from a single Eptesicus fuscus isolate TK198812 chromosome 5, DD_ASM_mEF_20220401, whole genome shotgun sequence genomic window:
- the TUNAR gene encoding protein TUNAR, translated as MVLTSGNDEDRGGQEKESKEESVLAMLGIIGTILNLIVIIFVYIYTTL; from the coding sequence ATGGTCCTCACGAGTGGCAATGATGAAGACAGAGGAGgccaagagaaagagagcaaagagGAGAGCGTCTTGGCCATGCTGGGGATCATCGGGACCATCCTCAACCTGATCGTGATCATCTTTGTGTACATATACACCACCCTGTGA